One stretch of Podospora pseudoanserina strain CBS 124.78 chromosome 4, whole genome shotgun sequence DNA includes these proteins:
- a CDS encoding hypothetical protein (CAZy:GT25; COG:G; EggNog:ENOG503P1W4), with amino-acid sequence MPVLFGHRYLALIVVVVLVVFWFFGPQGLQSDGGIHYPRVQGKAFSDVLNSTLGFQEIFVINLPERSDRRDAMTLAAALTRLDVKWIDGIDGKDVPERVLPGDSWDKKISKGNKGSWRAHMNALQRVVQDNLTSALILEDDADWDIRLKEQMQVFAQAARAFTQPAPRTRSTLADTEGRSELSVSQIPINLRSRLTPYGDSWDVLWLGHCGTEFPSASTIVAHKSKTPTMNRVPLLRVTIPSDVTVPDAKHLKAHPFALQDSLAKEYAPHTRVVHASDKTTCTQAYAVSQQGARKLLYQFGLKTLTAGWDLMLGDWCDGLYPRETGNRPVCVTVQPPLFSHHYGKGAASDITAPGGGFVNKDKEMTPYVRLSVRVNMERLVQGVGMGDLIDQWEDAE; translated from the exons ATGCCTGTGCTCTTTGGTCACCGGTACCTGGCTCTcatagttgttgttgtcctggtggtgttttggttcTTTGGGCCGCAGGGTCTGCAGTCTGATGGCGGCATTCACTACCCGCGAGTACAGGGCAAGGCCTTCTCCGACGTTCTGAATTCCACACTTGGT TTCCAGGAGATATTcgtcatcaacctcccagaGAGATCAGACAGACGCGATGCCATGACTTTGGCCGCTGCTTTGACGAGGCTTGACGTCAAATGGATCGACGGTATTGACGGCAAGGACGTGCCTGAGAGGGTTCTACCAGGTGACAGCTGGGACAAGAAGATCTCAAAGGGAAATAAGGGGTCCTGGAGGGCGCATATGAATGCGTTGCAGCG CGTTGTGCAAGATAACTTAACCAGCGCCCTTATCCTCGAAGACGACGCAGACTGGGACATCCGGCTCAAAGAACAGATGCAAGTTTTTGCTCAGGCTGCGAGAGCCTTCACTCAACCAGCCCCGAGAACGAGATCGACGCTTGCAGACACCGAGGGCCGTTCCGAACTCTCGGTCTCTCAGATACCGATAAATCTTCGCTCGCGCCTTACACCGTACGGGGACAGCTGGGATGTCCTGTGGTTGGGTCATTGCGGCACGGAATTTCCATCTGCCTCTACTATTGTCGCCCACAAAAGCAAAACGCCAACAATGAACAGAGTCCCGTTGTTGCGAGTTACCATCCCCAGCGATGTCACCGTGCCTGATGCCAAGCATCTGAAGGCGCATCCCTTTGCCCTCCAAGACTCGCTTGCCAAAGAGTACGCACCCCACACGAGAGTCGTGCATGCCTCGGACAAGACAACGTGCACCCAAGCATACGCTGTCAGTCAACAAGGTGCTCGGAAGTTGCTATACCAGTTCGGGTTGAAGACGTTGACGGCAGGGTGGGATTTGATGCTGGGGGACTGGTGTGATGGACTTTATCCTCGAGAGACCGGGAACCGACCGGTTTGCGTTACTGTGCAGCCTCCGCTGTTCAGTCATCACTATGGCAAGGGGGCAGCTTCGGATATCACGGCGcctgggggtgggtttgtgaATAAGGATAAGGAGATGACGCCGTATGTGAGGTTGAGTGTGAGGGTGAatatggagaggttggtgcagggtgtggggatgggggatttAATTGATCAGTGGGAGGATGCGGAATGA
- a CDS encoding hypothetical protein (COG:E; CAZy:AA3; EggNog:ENOG503PA8A), with amino-acid sequence MAAKFTHCLTAILALCATPALAIPGGGNNNNQDVYDYVIVGSGPGGSPLASNLAKDGYSVLLLEAGDDQSADIGTQLINVGSTSNANRWGFYVRQYGDDTQQLKNNHLTWRRADGTLFVGNGSSAPADATPLGVFYPRGATLGGSSVINAGVTVLPSKSTWDEIWRKTGDRSWSGDNIRKIFTRVERNHYLPPGTLGHGFNGYLDINGNDGEVYSRSPGILSVFRSMIASIGGNPNNALTDVTRDLNNPSPSRDTTQGLFGLPFHANQTWGRFSARTIVLDTLAAKKPSGSPRYPLTLKTNSLVTKVLFDRPRNKKPRAIGVEYLEGQSLYSADARHNPSNTGTKRTVRARKEVILSGGVFNTPQLLQLSGIGPKEHLRSLNISVLVDLPGVGSRLQDNPEYPVVGIAKDNQPFFTIPIPGEPDCFFGFGPPGVPDPCIDLWYQGLGPYARPAANTNAFMLKTNYSGDGELDILVFSLANFAFRGYWPNDAVVAIPPDPLGVFGFSVVKINPISQAGTVRLRSANPQDTPLINFEMFQTGADQDLGALAEAAAWGRRVYGNVEGPTGPMTTTEPPCDGGTGCFAGDKEWARDQSFGHHATSTCAIGGDRDRLAVLDSKFRVRGVDGLRVVDGSAFPKTPGAFPVLSTFLLSEKASVDVLADARRW; translated from the exons ATGGCAGCCAAATTTACGCATTGCTTGACGGCCATTCTGGCCCTGTGCGCCACCCCCGCACTTGCTATTCCAGGTggcggcaacaacaacaatcaaGATGTCTACGACTATGTGATTGTAGGCAGTGGACCCGGCGGATCTCCACTTGcttccaacctcgccaaagaCGGATACTCTGTCTTGCTCCTGGAGGCAGGCGATGACCAGAGCGCCGATATTGGAACACAGCTCATCAATGTCGGCAGTACGTCCAATGCCAATCGCTGGGGATTTTACGTGAGGCAGTATGGCGACGACACGCAGCAGCTAAAGAACAACCACCTGACATGGAGACGTGCTGATGGGACCTTGTTCGTTGGCAATGGAAGCTCTGCTCCAGCTGATGCCACGCCTTTGGGTGTTTTCTACCCCCGCGGCGCGACTCTCGGTGGGTCGTCGGTCATCAACGCCGGCGTTACAGTGTTGCCCAGCAAGAGCACCTGGGATGAAATTTGGAGGAAAACGGGTGACCGCAgctggag CGGTGACAACATTCGCAAGATCTTCACGCGTGTTGAGAGGAACCATTATCTCCCACCCGGAACCCTGGGCCATGGATTCAATGGCTATCTCGACATCAACGGAAATGATGGCGAGGTCTACTCTCGCAGTCCCGGCATTCTCTCCGTCTTCAGGTCTATGATTGCATCCATCGGcggcaaccccaacaacgcGCTCACCGATGTGACTCGcgatctcaacaacccctctccatctcgaGACACAACCCAAGGTCTTTTCGGCCTTCCTTTCCACGCCAACCAAACCTGGGGTCGTTTCAGTGCCCGCACCATCGTCCTTGACACTCTGGCTGCCAAAAAACCCAGTGGATCTCCTCGCTACCCCCTGACCCTCAAAACAAACAGCCTCGTAACCAAAGTCCTCTTCGACAGACCCCGAAACAAGAAGCCCCGTGCCATCGGAGTCGAGTACCTCGAAGGACAATCCCTCTACTCGGCCGACGCCCGCCACAACCCTTCCAACACAGGCACCAAACGCACCGTCAGAGCCCGCAAAGAAGTCATTCTCTCCGGCGGCGTCTTCAACACCCCgcaactcctccaactctcAGGAATCGGCCCAAAAGAACACCTCCGCTCGCTCAATATCTCCGTCCTAGTCGACCTCCCCGGCGTTGGCTCCCGCCTCCAAGACAACCCGGAATACCCCGTCGTCGGCATCGCAAAAGACAACCAACCTTTCTTCACGATCCCCATCCCAGGCGAGCCAGACTgcttcttcggcttcggccccCCTGGCGTCCCAGATCCATGCATTGACCTCTGGTATCAGGGTCTTGGCCCCTATGCCCGCCCGGCGGCTAACACAAACGCTTTTATGCTCAAGACGAACTACTccggtgatggggagctTGACATTCTCGTGTTTAGTCTGGCTAATTTTGCGTTCAGGGGGTATTGGCCCAATGATGCGGTTGTGGCTATCCCTCCTGATCCGTTGGGGGTGTTTGGCTTTTCGGTTGTAAAGATCAATCCTATTTCCCAGGCGGGGACTGTTAGGTTGAGGAGTGCGAATCCGCAGGATACTCCCTTGATTAACTTTGAGATGTTCCAGACGGGGGCTGATCAAGATTTGGGAGCGTTGGCTGAGGCGGCTgcttgggggaggagggtttatGGGAATGTGGAGGGGCCGACGGGGCCGATGACGACTACTGAGCCGCCTTGTGACGGGGGGACGGGTTGTTTTGCTGGGGATAAGGAGTGGGCGAGGGATCAGAGTTTTGGGCATCATGCTACTAGTACCTGTGCTATTGGTGGGGATAGGGATCggttggcggtgttggaTAGCAAGTTTAGGGTTAGGGGCGtggatgggttgagggtggttgatgggagTGCGTTTCCCAAGACGCCAGGGGCGTTCCCGGTGCTGAGCACGTTTTTGTTGAGTGAGAAGGCAAGTGTGGATGTTTTGGCGGATGCTaggcggtggtga
- a CDS encoding hypothetical protein (EggNog:ENOG503PFHH) yields MHGNSLRMYTSAMSWDHQSWTSANSLAISSTYIETSKLTAAVIFGCSEQQMARVEELLASCPEVKSHPLLTVGIFAGLHKDRIKEIVKKAIYECIAAITDLKLDRDAPPLVKRDFKLNRKLRNWRLKTKMAEEEARTTKGLLQKMITQVEEEQQLQSFQYDGEFATSTRRFKQRFTEIEIELDALMARCRIMFDDMTYSRSCCLQFMNERLSDDAERARDQAKMSTVIAFVAMLYLPITAVARLGKIPINRQSYLHTSELFGWWYYARGTSKAHNRRKALKRMRRAHATTGEGGTTHESRGRFLGYGIDHKESTNVSGESNPKNLKSE; encoded by the exons ATGCACGGCAACTCACTCCGGATGTACACCTCAGCCATGTCATGGGATCACCAGAGCTGGACCTCGGCGAATAGCCTCGCAATTTCATCCACCTATATTGAAACTTCGAAGCTTACTGCCGCGGTCATATTCGGATGTTCAGAACAGCAAATGGCCAGGGTTGAGGAGCTGCTTGCATCATGTCCGGAGGTCAAGTCACATCCCCTGCTTACGGTCGGGATATTTGCGGGACTACACAAGGATAGGATCAAGGAGATTGTCAAGAAGGCGATTTATGAGTGCATTGCAGCTATTACAGATCTGAAGCTGGATCGTGATGCGCCTCCGTTGGTGAAGCGAGACTTCAAGCTGAACAGGAAGCTGAGAAACTGGCGGCTGAAGAcgaagatggcggaggaggaggccagaACTACCAAGGGTTTGCTCCAGAAGATGATAACgcaggttgaggaggagcagcagctgcaATCCTTCCAATACGACGGCGAGTTTGCCACGAGCACGCGGAGATTTAAACAACGGTTTACGGAGATTGAGATTGAGTTGGACGCCCTGATGGCTAGGTGCCGGATAATGTTTGACGACATGACTTAttcgaggagctg TTGCCTTCAGTTTATGAATGAGCGCCTCAGTGATGATGCCGAGCGAGCAAGGGACCAAGCAAAGATGAGTACGGTCATAGCCTTTGTTGCTATGCTGTATCTTCCAATAACAGCTGTGGCG AGACTGGGGAAGATTCCGATCAACCGCCAGTCCTATCTTCATACTTCTGAGT TGTTCGGTTGGTGGTATTACGCAAGAGGTACGAGCAAAGCGCACAACCGGAGAAAAGCTTTGAAGCGCATGCGGCGAGCACATGCGACCACGGGAGAGGGTGGAACAACTCATGAATCTCGAGGGCGTTTCTTGGGCTATGGGATCGACCACAAGGAAAGT ACAAATGTCTCCGGAGAATCGAACCCAAAGAACCTGAAGTCGGAGTGA
- a CDS encoding hypothetical protein (EggNog:ENOG503P3XX): protein MQDPYMSQIINGTKNYEFREYCLKPSVKHIWFYRTAPHSALTHICETLPARTRNPGVAPLEENRSGNAEFNNRHKDWAGYDFAYKIVSVYELRKPISLAAMRGEYGFKSAPRGLVYLPQSVAKRVAWRQQKLVLGNKNGNDNGGGDKDKKADRHGNGGDLAES from the coding sequence ATGCAGGATCCCTACATGAGCCAAATCATCAACGGGACAAAAAACTACGAGTTCCGCGAGTACTGCCTGAAGCCCAGCGTCAAGCACATCTGGTTCTACCGCACCGCGCCGCACTCGGCCCTCACCCATATCTGCGAGACTCTTCCAGCAAGGACGCGAAACCCCGGCGTTGCCCCTCTCGAGGAAAACCGATCTGGCAACGCAGagttcaacaacaggcacAAAGACTGGGCCGGTTACGATTTCGCCTACAAGATTGTCTCTGTTTACGAGCTGCGGAAGCCAATATCACTAGCCGCGATGAGAGGGGAATATGGGTTCAAGTCCGCTCCCCGAGGTCTGGTATACCTACCGCAGTCTGTGGCCAAGCGTGTAGCGTGGCGTCAACAGAAGCTTGTGCTTGGGAACAAGAATGGAAATGATAACGGGGGTGGGGATAAGGATAAGAAGGCAGATAGGCACGGAAACGGAGGCGACTTGGCAGAGTCCTGA